One Salmo salar chromosome ssa01, Ssal_v3.1, whole genome shotgun sequence DNA window includes the following coding sequences:
- the LOC106605838 gene encoding leucine-rich repeat-containing protein 73 isoform X1, with translation MLPGSIQITGETLSGAEIKDICDSLKENSVRLLSIRGCQLSDRDFGRVCRGVAESHSLAQLNMNLGVVSTINRTKHLADALKTNRSIQTLFLHGSPLLDAGLVTLNTALSTHPSLVSLDLGDCMLGDEALRLICAMLPPDGAKSACPTGLRELTLSANPSITTKGWARLAIAVAHSSQLRVLNLDYNPLGDQIAGMLAVAVASSRTLEVLDLEGTGLTNQSAQVFLEMVENYPTCLRVLVLAENAISPELQQQISDLLSEGEEEDDKEGEARGSAANPTREKTAWIPHSNSHPQMVLLTSGLGESLLAETEM, from the exons ATGCTACCAGGTTCTATTCAAATAACGGGAGAGACGCTGTCGGGAGCTGAGATCAAGGATATTTGTGACAGCCTGAAAGAGAACAGTGTGAGGCTTCTGTCCATCAGGGGATGTCAGCTTTCGGACCGAGACTTTGGACGGGTGTGTCGCGGTGTGGCGGAGTCCCACTCACTGGCGCAACTCAACATGAACCTCGGTGTGGTCTCCACCATCAACCGAACCAAGCATCTCGCAGATGCACTCAAAACCAACAGATCGATCCAGACCCTTTT TCTCCATGGAAGCCCCCTCTTAGATGCAGGATTGGTCACACTCAACACTGCATTGTCCACTCACCCTTCACTGGTGTCTCTGGACCTGGGCGACTGTATGCTGGGGGACGAGGCCCTGCGGCTCATCTGTGCCATGCTGCCTCCGGATGGGGCCAAATCAG CCTGTCCCACAGGGCTTAGAGAGCTGACTCTTAGTGCGAACCCCAGCATCACAACCAAGGGATGGGCCCGCCTGGCCATCGCTGTGGCCCACAGCTCCCAGCTCCGAGTCCTCAACCTGGACTACAACCCCCTGG GGGACCAGATTGCAGGTatgctagcagtggctgtggcgTCCAGCAGAACTCTGGAGGTGTTGGATCTGGAGGGAACAGGACTCACAAATCAGTCAGCACAG GTCTTCCTCGAAATGGTGGAGAACTACCCCACCTGTCTGCGCGTGCTGGTCCTGGCTGAGAACGCCATCAGCCCCGAGCTGCAGCAGCAGATCTCAGACCTGCTCtccgagggagaggaggaggacgacaAGGAGGGCGAGGCACGAGGCAGCGCTGCCAACCCCACCAGGGAGAAAACCGCTTGGATCCCCCACAGCA ACTCCCACCCCCAGATGGTCCTGCTGACGTCAGGTCTAGGTGAGAGCCTACTGGCTGAGACTGAGATGTGA
- the LOC106605838 gene encoding leucine-rich repeat-containing protein 73 isoform X2, giving the protein MLPGSIQITGETLSGAEIKDICDSLKENSVRLLSIRGCQLSDRDFGRVCRGVAESHSLAQLNMNLGVVSTINRTKHLADALKTNRSIQTLFLHGSPLLDAGLVTLNTALSTHPSLVSLDLGDCMLGDEALRLICAMLPPDGAKSGLRELTLSANPSITTKGWARLAIAVAHSSQLRVLNLDYNPLGDQIAGMLAVAVASSRTLEVLDLEGTGLTNQSAQVFLEMVENYPTCLRVLVLAENAISPELQQQISDLLSEGEEEDDKEGEARGSAANPTREKTAWIPHSNSHPQMVLLTSGLGESLLAETEM; this is encoded by the exons ATGCTACCAGGTTCTATTCAAATAACGGGAGAGACGCTGTCGGGAGCTGAGATCAAGGATATTTGTGACAGCCTGAAAGAGAACAGTGTGAGGCTTCTGTCCATCAGGGGATGTCAGCTTTCGGACCGAGACTTTGGACGGGTGTGTCGCGGTGTGGCGGAGTCCCACTCACTGGCGCAACTCAACATGAACCTCGGTGTGGTCTCCACCATCAACCGAACCAAGCATCTCGCAGATGCACTCAAAACCAACAGATCGATCCAGACCCTTTT TCTCCATGGAAGCCCCCTCTTAGATGCAGGATTGGTCACACTCAACACTGCATTGTCCACTCACCCTTCACTGGTGTCTCTGGACCTGGGCGACTGTATGCTGGGGGACGAGGCCCTGCGGCTCATCTGTGCCATGCTGCCTCCGGATGGGGCCAAATCAG GGCTTAGAGAGCTGACTCTTAGTGCGAACCCCAGCATCACAACCAAGGGATGGGCCCGCCTGGCCATCGCTGTGGCCCACAGCTCCCAGCTCCGAGTCCTCAACCTGGACTACAACCCCCTGG GGGACCAGATTGCAGGTatgctagcagtggctgtggcgTCCAGCAGAACTCTGGAGGTGTTGGATCTGGAGGGAACAGGACTCACAAATCAGTCAGCACAG GTCTTCCTCGAAATGGTGGAGAACTACCCCACCTGTCTGCGCGTGCTGGTCCTGGCTGAGAACGCCATCAGCCCCGAGCTGCAGCAGCAGATCTCAGACCTGCTCtccgagggagaggaggaggacgacaAGGAGGGCGAGGCACGAGGCAGCGCTGCCAACCCCACCAGGGAGAAAACCGCTTGGATCCCCCACAGCA ACTCCCACCCCCAGATGGTCCTGCTGACGTCAGGTCTAGGTGAGAGCCTACTGGCTGAGACTGAGATGTGA